Genomic window (Desulfobaccales bacterium):
TGACGGCGCTGGGGGGCTTGAGGAAGATCAGGGGCTCCTCGGGCACCGGCCGGCCGAATTCCGCCGCATGGTCCCGGTAATTGAGGGCCAGGGCCACGAGCTTGCTGGGTTCCGTGGGCGCAAGCCAAGTGACGTTGTCCGCCAGAAACATCTCCCCGGTGCGGACGATGCCCTCAAAAGGCGTCCCCCACAGGGGAAAGAGGCGTTCCCCTTCCAGCACTGCCCAGCCCGTCCGGCCCTCCAGCTCAAAGCGCACCAGCCGCATGTCCGTGGGAAGCCTGATTATTTCTTTTTCTCGGTCTCCAGTTCGGTGGCGATGAACTTGCCCTCATACTCCACGCCTTCCACTTCCACATAGGCACCCACCTGGAGAGGGCCGTCATCCTGTTTTACCTTGGTGTCCCTGACCACTTGCACGGTGCGGCCGGAGATGACCCATTCCCCCACCCAGCCGGAGGCGGGCATCTTCTCCACCGTGCCATAAAACTTTTGC
Coding sequences:
- a CDS encoding DUF5666 domain-containing protein, with protein sequence MKRACLWGLAVCLVVFLAVTAAPAVQKFYGTVEKMPASGWVGEWVISGRTVQVVRDTKVKQDDGPLQVGAYVEVEGVEYEGKFIATELETEKKK